The DNA region cttttctccctctcctctctcctttatATTAGACAAAATCATAAATGACACCTATTCTCGACGGCTGATGTCACCCAATTATACACATGCTCAGGTGGCTCTCTAGCCACCACGTAGGTGATATTTAGGGTAGACTAGGCCTGGCAACAGGGTGAATCAAGGCTGGGTTTAGCAAGAACGCGCTTGACCCAAAACCCGAATCGGGAAACCAAACCCGCCCCTGAAACTTTTAACGGGTGAAAAATTGCCCCGGGCCCTAAACCTGGTGGGGGAACCAAAACCTGACGGGGACCCCGCAGGTGGCGGCACTACGGGTGAGTGCAAGAGGCTGCTCGACGGGTGGGAGAAACAGCAGGAGTAGAGGTAGGCGTGGGTGGTGGCGGGTGGGTAGGAGCAGAGGCGGGCGCAGGTGGGAACAAAGAGCGATAGCGTTGCGAGAGCGGAGGGCAGAGGTGAGCGCTGCAGGAGCAATGGGCGGTGGCATGATGGTGCTACGACAAGAGCAGAGGATGGCAGTGGGCGAGCGGGAGCAGCGGGCATCAGGCGGCTGCGTGACGATGCTATGGCTGGAGCGGAGTGCAGTGGTGTGACGACGCTACGGGAGCGATGATGTGACATGCAGGCGGGAGTGGCAACACAGACTGCAGCGGGAGCGGTGACGCGGACTGGACAGAGTGGCAGATAGGGCTAGGGTTAGATGGACCTTTATCGGGCGCCTACCTACTCCCGTGGGTGAAAAGCTACCCCGCgcttgtcggaggattaactcctgtcgcagggatcccgagagacccctttttaaagatttggccagggggatgatcctgaataagttcgtcggagaaataaatggaagtggaaataaatgcaacggccggtggtgcgggatgatcgacctagcgCAAAGGGAAGTAAGTGCACCGGAGTTtcgacaggttcgggccgcacgggggcgtaataccctactcctgtatggatgcaataacttaccctgagggggatccctcatggatatatctggttacaagaatatcgtgtctaactaagagtttgaggctccttgttcttcggcaggagctctgctcaagtttgcttgcaatgttttcgtctgagtgtggcacggtcgactgcttgggcttgtctcTTTTTCAATTGTTCTCTCCTTCAATGTTTCAATgtcttcttctctctgtatgccgatccttttatgcactcgccggccgcgacataccccgaacgggaaggaaggggcacaagttccaaaacgccacgactgagaaaggcgtcatcatttcctctgggcgaagtgacaggggcggtggaaaaacgcggcgcgcgtccggtcactcgtcactgtggacgccctggtgacgggcgccgttgagagggcccaccgggcagccacagaggcacccggcgtgcccgccctgtcttgttcctctgccacggcagggcggcaggcggaacgccttgatcctggcaacgttatcccgagatacaccggatgatacgggacgggacccgtgcaattaatggccctacgcctctctgccaaagcatggcagggactgacactgcggcgggagcagttggggatgtcaggccgcgcacgcccattaaatgcggcctcgaacCTCTGACTGGTtaacacctcatcggcgggcccctcgggggcccttctgggtcgtcggggcaccgagtgctcgggggtactgttcacctccccgagcaccctctcccgagaatgcctacccttgccctcggggtaccgggcgctcgggggcactgtttacctccccgagcactctcgcacgaaccttcggggaaccgagtgctcgggggctgccacgtgcaaccccgagcactctctcccgagcacttttgcactgaccctcggggaaccgggcgctcgggggctgccgcacgcagtcccccgagcgctctctcccggaacttagctcttctgatcgtcgggggactagggtgcttgggggcgaccgggcacctccccgagcactttcttcccggtacttggactctgcgggtcatcggggaactggggtgctcggggaccagaggctgtggccccgagcaccttctcccagaacttagattttcctcatcccgcaggagggacctcgcgggatggtgacacatgGCGGACGGCTGGCTTTGCCTCGGGACTcaaggacccccggttcctgatacaccaacaGCGCTGGACCTAAAAAGTAATCGGGTCCCTGACCCGCAACCCTGCAGGGCTAATTTGGAACCTGCCCCAGCCCCCACCGGGTCTAAAACCTGTAGGGACCTGACCCGCCCCGACCCGTTGCCAACCCTAGGGGTGACGAGTCATTGGCCAAGTGCACCGGGTTCAGTGACTGTCCAAATTAACTAACTTATAAGTGTCCTTTGACTTCTGATAACAACTTCCCATCTGTATCATAAGCACATTTTAGACCATCTGAATTCTGGCAAGTTGTAAAACAAATATTGAACAGGCTAGAAGATCGTGAATGCAACTAGAGGTGTTGATAAAagtctcaaataaaaaatatatcattttcgGTAGTATCCTAAACCATGACAATTCAAAATAGGAACCTATGGGTAGTCACAACTGCCCATTGGTAAGCTAAAATTTCTGCTAAATGGTCATAGTGGAAGCAACAATGAAAAACAAGTGAAATGAGGATTTGTTTGCTACTGTTAACACCCATAaatggaataattcaaattttagGTCATCCGATCTCAATCCAACGCTCCATATCAATCTGGGCTCATATAAAACCTCCTAACTCTAATCCTCACTCCATGTCTCTACCCCACCCCATTGTGCCCAAATCCTACCACCACCTCCCGACTCCACCCCACCATGCGCTCTGCGTCCCCCACCACCTCAGCGTCGCCATCCCCAGCAATAGTGTGGCCCACCGACAACCACTTCCACCACCCTGCACACAAATGGTCTTCCTCAACATTGGCAAATCCATTCGTGGTTCCCCCACCTTCATCGCTACCACGACCGGCTCTAGCGGCACTACCACCACCGAAACCACCGTCCTCGACTGCCACCTCCCCTAACCACTGCGAGcacgacccccccccccccaatcatCACCGCCCACTGGCCATCCTCTGCCACCATAGCCAACGGAGCCCCCACCACTTGCCACCACTGTCGGGCCAACCGACCTCCCCCACCATCCCTTTAACGCCCAGTGCCcactaaaccctaaaccctaactctCAACCCTAACCTCACTGGAGAAGACAACCTCGCCGGAGAAGACAAAAACCCACCAGTGAGCACGAATCTCCTCACAAGTCTTGTGGCTACAAATTTAAATGATTTCACCCTCAAATTTCATTTCAATGACATTTAGCCATTCTGTAGATTTGCTGGTAGTATAGAATTAGGAAGAGGAAGAATGCTTTGGGAGAAACCAAGCCCTGTTCAAATGAGCTCCAAATCCTATCAAAGTTCATGGAATGTTTGCACCTGGGATCAATGAGGACATCTCAATGCAAATCAACCACAAAGAACCATCAAATCATCCAAGATCATAAACAAAActgtaaaaatataattatgtaTAAGCATATATGAACAAATCGATAAGCAAAAATATGTGGTTGTATAAGCAAATCAAATACAAAAATGTTtcaactaaaaaataaaaaaaatctccagTTTAAGTTCGAAAGACAAAAGCAAATCAACCTAACATTTGCTCAAAAAATTGGGTGattttgagaagcaaaatttggataaatgaaaaaaaaaatgaaaaacaattCCCCTAATCCTTCTCCTATCCTGCATTCCCCTGATCCTTCTCCTCTCCTGCATTTCCCTGATCCTTCTCCTGCAACTCCGCCTCAAAAAACCATGTCCATCGAGGAAGCCCATGATCTCATCAAGCATGTTGGTGTGCAGTGCGGCGTAGGGTAGGATTGGGTGCCCCCATCGCCAAGGGAGGTCGGTCTGGGCGGCTAGCTCATAGATCCAGCCACCGACATCGGTACCATACTTAAAGAGGCCATGCTCCTGCTCCATTCCCATCCTCCAGCCCCTCCTCGCCTGGTCATGTACCTGGGTCGCAGACCTAGCGCTCTCCGCCATAGAGCTTGTCAAGGCGCGCGCCACCGCTTTTGACGATGGGGACCACATGGAGCGTGTGGCCTTCTACTTGGCGATTGGACTGGTGTCGTTGCCTACACTCAGCAACCTCAAACCATATGCATATGAACAAGGTTGAGATTCCAATGGagatttctaaattttttggtCTTTCAACTATGGAATATGAAGTGGATTAGTTAAAAAGGAAAatcgagagggagagagggaggggagggaggcgtaccaggagaggagaggagaggagactaGGAGAGGGCATAATGGGGAACAGGGAACAAAGACCGGGGAAGTGGGAAGGAAAAACAATCGCAATCTGACTAGAAGCAACCACATGATCCCGATCGGATGGCTACCGAAGCATGCGGGCCAGAGCACAAACGTATGCACGCTCAAAAACTAGTCTTTACCCTGACTTAAAAGGGTAAATTATGAAGGGTATTTTCTAACGTTAATGTCCAAACTCCAATCGGTATACCATCAGTAAGCCCATAACTTGCATAAACCCTAACTCCAACAACAATACGACACAGAGAATGCCTCATTCGGTAAGGCGGCGAGAACTTGCCACTATatgaaaaaagtcattagtgacgggtaataaccggcattagtgacgggtcctgtACCTGTCACTCTTATCACGTCACTAATAtaggtcattggtgatgggtgattacccatcactaatataggtcactaatgactgaacattagtgacgggtcgtgacccgtcactattgactgaacattagtgatggattgtAATCTTGACCGATCACTAATGACAGAtgaacatttttcatattttttggacacaaaaaagtcaaaaaatatattttttcacccgaacCATCCCAACACAGGCTCATCCCATATACCTCACAAGTCATactttttcacattattttcaagtttgcgttccatgggaatcgaactcgcgacctCCTACTTGCACGTGTAGCCATTTTACCACATCTGTTATCACGTAGTTACGATAGAAacaggatattttatccttttaaccttctttgctgaaggtcattagtgacgtgtcataATCATgatctgttactaatgactaattttgctaaattttgtcgagggttataatttgattgGTGACCCAGAGTGTATTCGGTAAAACaggtataacttttgtatacgaactccgatttcgaTGTTTTTTGACTTTACGGACATCTAAAAAAGTTACATCAGTTTCTCATTGACTTTGTCAAGTTCGGCGATTTTTTCGAGGCAAAAAATgacttgaaagattgagttctcgccctcaGAAGTTTCTGCACTGTTTTTGGAACGTGCGTTTGTGTATATAGCCATCACCctttacatcaaacttaagcaTAAATGTACtatagttcctattctagtactgctgagatagagaaaaataaaataaaaataaaaaatatttgtgaataccgtcattagtgactggagttagttattagtgacagattataagttgacctgtcactaaGGACTGGTATtggatgacctgtcactaatgagtggatcattacactactacagaatgaGTTAAAAGTAGTGACACATCAGTGTTGGTTGTACTGAAATAGGAACTAAAGATGTATCAGTAACGGTTCTTAAGCCTCCACACACGAACAATGAGTGAGCCGCTAAGAACTAGCACTGAAACCatttatcagtgctggttctagccacgaaccgacaTTGATGTACACTGAcacatcagtgccagttccagcCACGAATCAGTACTAATAaattagtatcagtgccggttctaaccacgaaccaacactgatgatAACTATTGTcacagcttatcttaaaaaaatcataatttttcacacgaagtcgaatacggaaaaactttatatgaaaattgtagatctcgacgaaatctataaatttttatttgataACTTTTTAATTTAAGATCATTTAAAGGCctaaataatcttaacaaagtttcagCTATGTTCGATGacaactcatcttaaaaaaattataacgttttcatacgaagtcggatgaagacaaattttatatgaaaattatagctctcaacgagatctacgaCTTTGTAGTTGGTCAATTTTTTTGGGGTCATTTAGACGTCCATATAGCTATTCAAATGTTCGGTcaaaagatgtcaaaaggattgattttacTATTATAATCGAGAAAGAACGATAGCTGAGGTGGTTAGAGCTGTCACACGCGAGGGTCTACTGTGAGGTTGTGAGTTCGAGTTTTGGTTGCTGCATGCGAGCAAAAATTACATTACTTATGTGATTGGGAAAGCAGCGTGACTGATCGTGTGCCTctagttgaaaaaaaaaatcttacttTTTTCGGCCCCCAAAAATTTGAATCGTGTAAAAacatattagtgccggttgaaGCCatcaaccggtactgatatggTTTTTAGTGCCAGtttgatagtcactgactatcagtaccgattaaTCAGTTGTGGTTCAAAATCCGTCAGTGTCATGTTCTGCTGTAGtgttagtgacgagtcaagttatgatctgttactaatgactggCTTAGaatgatctatcactaatgacctagtAATTAGAGACAGATCACAATTTaacccatcactattatcatcagtgacggatcatgttacgacccatTATTAATGAcgattcattagtgacgggtctatatctggtcTCGGTCAGAAGGGACACTAGTGACGCGTCTTTAttaaacccgtcactaatataatattagtgacacgtgttgaacaaccgtcactaatatgaTATCTCATTTGCTAGTTTCTTACATAATGTGCATACGCGATAGCGTGGGTGTGCGCGAGTAGACGGCAAGCGACACAAGACACGGCCAGGCGAGTAGACGGCGTGAGCGATGCACGGCGGAGCTCGACGAGGTTGCGTCGCGTGTCCAGGGCGACGGCCGGGTTGCCGGGCGGCGGGTACATCACCTTCGGCAAGCTGCGGCGCCCAGTACGTCGGCCGGCGAAGACGACGAAATTCGCATCATTAATGGCTTAATCCCACTTTCGGACTTCACACGTCGttgaatagagaaaaaaattgatctGCTCTTTAGTTTCCTCTCGTCCACACGCGCTGTTCTAACGAAGAGGATCGTTGGTTGGGTTCCTGAAACCTAACCATGAAATTTGAGTCACAGTGGTTTGTATATACCTCTAGATTCAATTCTAAGTGAGTAACGTAAGCATTTGATTCGGTGAGGGCATAAACAATGCTAGATgcttatataaaatttataatttttaatacaataAAGATTACAGTATTTAAATTTTGTTAGCACTGTATAAGCAGCGGTGCTTAAGTGCTCACCTTATCCTCTGTTTAAGCACCTGTCCAGTGtagttgagaaaaaaatcttattttttttataaatatttccTCTAAACACCCCATAGGTTGCTCAGATAAATGAAAATCATGACTCATAAGAGTATGTATAATGGGGTGCTTAGAGGAGATGTTCATGGAAAAAtcggattttttttcttaactgcAGTAGCACATGTGCTTAGTGGAAGATAAGATATTTACTTAAGCACCATTActtatattagtgctaacaagatagttaatcatatttaaGCACAGATATAGTCTTTATTTGCATAGGAAATTACAATTTTAAACAACGATAGTATTTATTTGCattgaaaattacaatttatatatatatatatgcttaacACTCTTTTTTTCACACCTGATCATAAACATCTAGCTATAAACATCTAGCATTACTCATTCTCTAAGATTCTTGAATCAGGAGTAGACACTCGTTCTCTTCAGATAAAGAACTAGATTTAACATCTATCCTCTGATCTAGGGACATCAGCATTCACGAAATCGAAGCAAAATCCCCTGCGTCATCATCGTCCATGAACGAGTAATTGATGGACCGATCCATTCGTCCTGCCTGACTCAACTTGCGCGGCCGCGCGCCGTGCAGCGGAGGTGAGCCGATGAAATCGACCGCCAGCCAACTACGACCCTCGGATGCGCGGCCGCCGTGGAGCGGAGGATAGCCAGAGGTCGACGAAATCGGCCGCCGACAAATTGGTAGGAACAATATAGTAAGTTTACAAAAACTGGTTGGgttttaatttgctaaatagcaTGTGCAACAATTGGTGATATTTACGTTAACACTAACAGTAGTCTTTACAAATATTAACATACACTTAAATCCAAAgctgaaattttatttgttccCGACTGGGAAATTTCTCGGAACAACATCGGGATTGGATCCCAATAACCGCTCGTGATTCTCGCTACTCACAGGTCACATCATTATGGgtccggaagttccggtgtagAGTTGGGCCGCGGCTGGGGCTTCCCATCACTTCCATGACCCGGCGGACCTGCAATATCACGGAGCAATTAATTAGCCGAACTAAATCCacaaaaagaagaacagcatATAGAAGAATATTGCAGCATTCGTGAGACCTAATATCTTGGATTACTCTGCTTCTCATATGGTTTAAGCTTGGGCGACAAAACTCATTAGTGTTGCATGTAAATTTGTAATTGCTGTTGGGCAAAGTATAACTTGTCGCACAAATGTCGCTGTGAAGCTCAAGAAAAGACTAGAATGACTAAGGCACCATTTAACAACAAAGAAATTTGTCATTTCTCTTTTAAATGTCCACATTAATAGCCCCATATTACAACAATTTCTAGATATAACAATTGTTGGAACATATAACAATTGTTGGAACGGGAAAAATCCATATGACAAACTAGATTTTAATTGTTAAACTAGTCCCTAATTCACGGTACGAGAAGATTATGGCCGTGAGATACCTTGTGGAGCATATGGACGACAGCCACGGGGTGCATCGGCTGGAGGCTTAACGGCCGGAGCATTTGGAGGGTTATCGCTGCATGGAGTGGTCGGAGACCTAACGGCTGTATCAGCTGGAGGATCGCTGCTTGGAGCGGCTGGAGGCTTAACGGTCGTCGCGGCAGGAGGATCGCCGGCTGCAGCGGCCGGCGGAACGGCGGGGGCGGCGGTGTAGCTGCTAACAAATGCCATCTTGCAGGTGCGCAAACCCCACCGTTGTGTCCTCAAGAAAACAAGCGCCATTCTGCAGAACACAAGCTGAAAAGTGTAAACTTTCGCTGCCTCCGATCCAGACTGGCTGCTTGTAAGGGGTATTTATGCATGAGTTAGATGCCAGTATCTCATGACCGGGCCGTCGGTCACCCTGCTACCAGCCTGGGCGAACCGAAGAGCGAGGAAGGCGTGCGTTCATCTCATATGAAGTATCATGTAGAGAGTGATTGGTGTGCTGCTGGTCAAGTCCATGCAACGTATGCAGAGGTTGTTGGCATCTGACAGTCTACTCCTAAATAATCCTAACAAGTTTGTCCGGGAACGGCAGCACACCACTCCATGACCAGGACCGGGTCGTCGGGAAGTCGAAGAACTTACGTAGAGTGGAAGGCGTGCGTTCATACCAATTATCATGCAGAGAATGACTGTCCAGCTAAAGTTGATTTTCAGTAATCATGTCAAATGTTATCgattatttctttttatgagcaATATACCGCGCTTTAAGTTTTATTCCACAGACTTTTCAGAGAAACACATTGGCTTTTTGTCAGACCTTATGTCGGACGACCTGACTATACCACAATGATATCACATTTGATAAAAAATCAACATGCACATCTTTCATGCAGGTTTTTTCAGAGAAACACATTGGCTTCGACATTAGAGCTTGctacagaaaaaaaagaagagagtgaTCATATGCCAAGGCCTGCCAAAGACTAGAGGACCTTGCGTTGTTGGAAGTCTTCACCCAGAATGGATGgtattttaattccaaattatGCACTTTAATTCCAGGATATGCGCTGGATGAATTCTCTATTTTATGTACCTCTCTAATTTTGTGCTTACTCAAACATGCTTGAGTTGAGCTTTCAAGTTGTAACAACGAATTAGGTTGTGTGCACTATTTGGTGCAGATGCCATAAACTTTATTTCCATCATTAAAAAATGGTTCTACAACGCTTTTCCTGAATTTGACTTAAGAACAAACTGATAATATAATATGAGTTTTGGATAGATGAAACTTTTTGTTATCCCGGCTGTGTCCTATACTAACTAAACATAACACTTTAACAAATTGAAGCGTAGCAAGTAGGAACTCGTTTATTTAAAAACGAGATGCTCCAGTCCATTTCCAATGAACCTTCGTCTCCATGGCCTTCCAAGAAAGAATGAGAATGTAGGTAACCCGGATgttatttttgagaaaaaataaacagaACCATTGTTTGGTTGTTTTCAGTTAATAGTAAATTAAGTATTAGGTAACCTGCCTTCCAAAGGTTAGCAAAGGTTTCTTCCAAATCAGCGTCATGGTTCCCTTCGTGTTGGCTTCGAACCACAATGTCATCGACATACATAGCTATGTTGTGGTCTAGCTATGTTCGAATGACATTGCTTATCAACCGTGCAATGGTGGCCTCGGCATTGCGAAGGCCGAATGGCATCCGGACATAACAATATGTTCTGGAGGGCGTGATGAAGCTTGTTTTTGCTTCGTCCTCCTTGGCCATCTAGACCTGGTTGTACTCGGGATATGCATCAAAGAAACTTATCAGCTCCGACCCTATATATGGTTGCATCTACCAGCTGGTCTATTTGGGTCATGGGAAAATCGTCTTTTAGGCACACTTTGCTTAGATCAGTGAAGTCCACGTACATGCGCCACATTCCATTGCTT from Phragmites australis chromosome 8, lpPhrAust1.1, whole genome shotgun sequence includes:
- the LOC133925939 gene encoding proline-rich receptor-like protein kinase PERK8, yielding MALVFLRTQRWGLRTCKMAFVSSYTAAPAVPPAAAAGDPPAATTVKPPAAPSSDPPADTAVRSPTTPCSDNPPNAPAVKPPADAPRGCRPYAPQGPPGHGSDGKPQPRPNSTPELPDP